The following proteins are encoded in a genomic region of Campylobacter showae CSUNSWCD:
- a CDS encoding 4Fe-4S dicluster domain-containing protein, which translates to MNRRNFIALTAGAAAAGYGIGYFLPKTRADELFLRPPGAVKNFESLCIKCGQCVQVCPYHSIELLDITQGYSNGTSYIDAHKRGCYLCDLFPCVLACPSGALDHATTQISDVKMGVGVLRGREACLAYKNENVNLSGVTKMLERKIYNDREQAVKDAVQNSVDKPCDLCVSLCPVGDAAIAMAKSDGRNLPEFKQGCVGCGVCAEVCPAQIIDIAPNRGYDEIYKG; encoded by the coding sequence ATGAATAGACGAAATTTTATCGCCCTAACGGCAGGCGCGGCGGCCGCAGGATACGGCATCGGATATTTTTTACCCAAAACGCGCGCGGACGAGCTTTTTTTACGGCCTCCGGGGGCGGTTAAAAATTTCGAATCGCTCTGCATAAAATGCGGCCAGTGCGTGCAGGTCTGCCCGTATCACAGCATCGAGCTACTAGATATAACGCAGGGCTACTCAAACGGCACGTCCTATATCGACGCACACAAGCGAGGCTGCTATCTGTGCGACCTTTTTCCTTGCGTTTTAGCCTGTCCCAGCGGCGCGCTAGATCACGCTACGACGCAGATTAGCGACGTAAAGATGGGCGTGGGCGTGCTGCGAGGACGCGAAGCCTGTCTTGCCTACAAAAACGAAAACGTAAATTTAAGCGGCGTTACGAAAATGCTTGAGCGTAAAATTTACAACGACCGCGAGCAAGCCGTAAAAGACGCCGTCCAAAATAGCGTGGATAAGCCCTGCGATCTGTGCGTGAGCCTCTGCCCGGTCGGAGATGCCGCCATAGCGATGGCTAAAAGCGACGGGCGAAATTTACCCGAATTTAAACAAGGCTGCGTCGGATGCGGAGTGTGCGCCGAGGTTTGCCCGGCGCAGATCATCGATATAGCGCCAAACCGCGGCTATGACGAAATTTACAAAGGATAA